The Deinococcus depolymerans DNA window GCGGGTTCCACTGGGCGGTGCGCCAGTCCCGCCAGGGGCGCCAGACGGCCAGCACGCATTCGGGGGTGCCGTCGCCGGTCACGTCGGCCAGGACGCTGGCCCGCACCTCCCAGTCCGGGGGGAGGGTCAGGGCGGGGCAGGGCGGCGCGGGCTGCATGGCCGCGCCAGTCGTCCAGTCGCCTGCCGAATTCAGACTGCGCCAGGGCAGGCTGCCGCCGCCCGCAAGTGCGCTGCCCAGCAGAAGGAGAAACAGGATCGGGCCTCTCACCGGGTCTCCGGGCAGGCGGGGAGGCCCAGGCGGGTCAGGGCCTGCGTCCGCTGCGTCCCGCTGGCGGGGGTCACGCGCCCCGCGCGGGTGCGGGTGGGGGCCGCGCAGGCGTGCCTCACGTCCGGCAGCGTCACGCGCACCACCGCGCCGAGTTGCGCTGACGGGAACGGCTGGTCGAACAGCAGGTTGCCCAGGCTGTACAGCACCAGCGCCGGCCCGCGCGGGCCGGTCAGGACCTCGTGCCCCTGGAGGACGTGCGGGCCGCTCCCGGCGATCACGGTCGCCCCGGCCGCCACGAGCGCCCGCGCCTGGGCGCGCTGCCGGGCGGTGGTCAGGCCGTACTCCTCGCCCCAGTGGGCCAGGACGATCACGGCGTCCGCCTGCCGGGCCGCCACGCGCACCGCCGCCAGCGGCAGGGGGGTGGCGCCGTCGTCCAGCCACGCCAGCAGCGCGACCCGCTGCCCCCTCACCGTGCGGACGGTCGGGGCAGGGGTCACGGGAGTCAGCCCGGTGCGGCGCAGCGTGCCCAGCGACTGCGCCTCCCCGGCCGGTCCGGCGTCCCGGCTGTGGTTGTTCACCACGCCCAGGTGCGTCAGGGGCCACAGGGCGGCCGCCGCGCCGGGGGGCGCTCGCAGGTCGAGGCCCGGCGTCTCCCGGGGCGCGTCCGTCAGGGGGGATTCCAGGTTCGCAGCGACCAGATCGGCGCGCAGCAGCGGCGCCACCGCCCGCAGCGTGGCGGGCCAGTCGGCGGCGTTCGCCTGCGCCACGCCCCGCGCGAGGCTCAGGTCACCGCCCAGCGCCAGCGTGACCGCGCCTGTGGGGGCCTCCCGCCCGCCCGAGGTGAGCAGCAGGCCCGCCAGCAGAGCGCAGAGGGGGCGCCTCATACGGACTCCGATTGAATGGGCTGCAAAGCCCGCTCAATCCGAGCGGATGCGAGTGGGAGAGAAACGGGTTCCGGGCGTGGAGCTGGCAATCCGGTGAAGTTCCGGATTGCTGGCGAAACAAACGGAATCCGTATCACTTCACCAGCACGCCGTCCAGCCAGGGGTGCGCGGGCGGCACCCTGCCCTGGCGGAGCTGCGTGCGCCACGCCTCGTCCGTCAGGCGGCCCGAGACGGGTACCGTGAACTCGTACTGCGAGTACACGCCGCCCCGCGCGACCTGCAGCCCGCCGCGTCCGTCCGGCACGACGGCGTACAGCTCGTGGATGAAGCCGGTGCCTTCCTCCAGGGCAACGACATTTCCCGTTCTGTCCCCGCCGGTGGCGACGTCCGCGACGACGGCGGCCATGGCGTCCTCGTCGAACTCGCTGGCGTTCTCGCCGTCCTCGGGGTCGGCGCTGGCCATCTTCATCTCCTCCAGCCACCCGCCGAAGTAGTGGATACGGTCGTACTCGTCGCGGGTCAGCGGCGTGCCCGCCAGCTGCTTGGTCGTCGCGGCGCCCAGGAAGGCCAGCATGTCGCGCAGCGAATCCAGGCTCCGCGCGGTGCGGTCCGACAGGACGCCCTGGTCCTTCAGGACGCGCCGCGTCAGGACCTCCAGGGTCTGGAGGCGGGCCCAGAGGGCCGGGTTGGGTTCCACGTACCCGCGCGGGGGCTGCGGGGGTTCCCCGCCGCCGCCCAGTTCGGCCATGGTCTGCTTGGCGTACAGGATCGTGTCGTGGCGCAGTTCCGTCCAGGAGCCCAGCGCGGTCAGCATCTCCTTGCGGGTCCAGGCGGGCGTGCGCATGAACGCCGGGTAGCGCGCGTCGCGCGGGTCGGGTTTCGCGAGGGCCTGCAGGGCGTACAGCCAGCCGGAGTACACGTTGGCGGTCCAGTCGCCCTGCTTCAGCGCGGCGAAGTTCGCGCGGAGTTTCGCCATGTTGACTTCATAGTTCGCGTACTTCGCCTGCCCGGTGCGGCGCAGTTCGTTCAGGGCGGCGTCGCTGCCCAGCACGGCCAGCAGGTCCAGGCCGCGCGGCAGCAGGCGCGGCCGATCGTCCGTGCCGACCTCGCGGTACACGAGGCGCTGGAAGGCCGCGCCGTCCAGCGTGAAGCGCTGCCCCATCAGCCGGAAGCCCAGCGTCTGCGCGTCGCGCACCTCGCGGCCCTCGCCGGGTTTGGCGATCACCACGGCGCTGTTCACCTGCGGGGGCGGCAGTTTCCGCAACTCGGCCTGGAAGGCGGCCAGGACGGCCGGTTCCGCCAGTCGGCGCACCTGTCCGCCCGCCGCTGCCCTGAGGGCCTGCGCGTACTGGCGGTAGTTCAGGTCATCGCTGCGGCCCACGAGCAGCGCGGTCGGGTCGTAGATGCGCGCCCAGAGGGTCTGCGCCTCGGCGTTCGCGCCCATCAGGGCGGTCAGCAGGCCCGCCACGCGCGTCTCGCTGGCCTTCTCCACCCGCAGGTTCAGGCGGCCCAGCCACATCATGGTCCGGAAGTACCGTTTCAGCGCCTCGCTCTTCGTGTAGTGCCCGCGCGGCACGTACTGCGAGTAATCCTCCCGCATCTGCGTGCCGCTGAAGATGGGTGAACCGGCGATCCCCTGGTGCGCGTCGATGAGTTTCAGTTCCGCCGCCACCAGGGCCGCGACCTCGGCGGGCGGGGTCACGGCCGGGTCCGCGAGTTTCTGCGCAACCGC harbors:
- a CDS encoding CapA family protein, whose amino-acid sequence is MRRPLCALLAGLLLTSGGREAPTGAVTLALGGDLSLARGVAQANAADWPATLRAVAPLLRADLVAANLESPLTDAPRETPGLDLRAPPGAAAALWPLTHLGVVNNHSRDAGPAGEAQSLGTLRRTGLTPVTPAPTVRTVRGQRVALLAWLDDGATPLPLAAVRVAARQADAVIVLAHWGEEYGLTTARQRAQARALVAAGATVIAGSGPHVLQGHEVLTGPRGPALVLYSLGNLLFDQPFPSAQLGAVVRVTLPDVRHACAAPTRTRAGRVTPASGTQRTQALTRLGLPACPETR
- a CDS encoding DUF3160 domain-containing protein codes for the protein MRPHLCVLTLALLGTGVAAPAPYSLPVNLGTLKSPLVSGNADLDLPGLNAAQRSALSRSGFVITPARWQQFDAAYESTRYANQPVFVTSDATLHVYHLIFDKLLRDLERESLAPAARRLTTLLVADSRRQLAALKGTPLEADARLTLAYLAVAQKLADPAVTPPAEVAALVAAELKLIDAHQGIAGSPIFSGTQMREDYSQYVPRGHYTKSEALKRYFRTMMWLGRLNLRVEKASETRVAGLLTALMGANAEAQTLWARIYDPTALLVGRSDDLNYRQYAQALRAAAGGQVRRLAEPAVLAAFQAELRKLPPPQVNSAVVIAKPGEGREVRDAQTLGFRLMGQRFTLDGAAFQRLVYREVGTDDRPRLLPRGLDLLAVLGSDAALNELRRTGQAKYANYEVNMAKLRANFAALKQGDWTANVYSGWLYALQALAKPDPRDARYPAFMRTPAWTRKEMLTALGSWTELRHDTILYAKQTMAELGGGGEPPQPPRGYVEPNPALWARLQTLEVLTRRVLKDQGVLSDRTARSLDSLRDMLAFLGAATTKQLAGTPLTRDEYDRIHYFGGWLEEMKMASADPEDGENASEFDEDAMAAVVADVATGGDRTGNVVALEEGTGFIHELYAVVPDGRGGLQVARGGVYSQYEFTVPVSGRLTDEAWRTQLRQGRVPPAHPWLDGVLVK